From the Primulina tabacum isolate GXHZ01 chromosome 15, ASM2559414v2, whole genome shotgun sequence genome, one window contains:
- the LOC142526714 gene encoding type I inositol polyphosphate 5-phosphatase 13-like isoform X1, translating into MDERLEEDDKMALEELSLAPPHRKAHSYSHQLRTNTGTHKHRHHQIRKHSLDENQIMINHVTSKNNVYNDGDVNSSDEDEFFPYSTGSGNSGGGGVGSVSERHVDYIGLSQRIEGIALRDGGACDEGQRLPQQPLPEFVGSGGDVGVFKAPNRAAVHPSRPTCLELRPHPLRETQVGKFLRTIACTETQLWAGQESGIRVWYYSDAYKPGIGTGGRARRGDEDAAPFYESANTSPAICLMVDHGSKLVWSGHKDGKIRSWKMEQNFSDETAFKEGLSWQAHRGPVLSMVISSYGDIWSGSEGGVIKFWPWKAIEKSLSLTLEERHMAALLVERSFIDLRSQVTVNGVCNISSSDVKCLLSDYVRAKVWAAGSLSFSLWDARTRELLKVFNIEGQIENRADLSSTQDQSVEDEMNVKFVSKSKKEKSQGFLQRSRNAIMGAADAVRRVATKGAGAFADENKKTEAIVLTADGMIWTGCSNGLLIQWDGNGNRLQDFTHHPCGVLCFCTHGGRIWAGYVSGMVQLLDLEGNLIASWVAHNGPVIKLVTGNGHVYSLATHGGIRGWNISSPAQIDNILRPELAAREELYTRLENVRILVGTWNVGQGRASHDALMSWLGSAVSDVGIVVVGLQEVEMGAGFLAMSAAKETVGLEGSSIGQWWQDHIGKALDEGSTFERVGSRQLAGLLIAIWVRKTLRTHVGDLDVAAVACGLGRAIGNKGGVGLRLRVFDRIICFANCHFAAHLEAVNRRNADFDHIFRTMTFTRSSNLLNNAAGMLRILFLSCCIVISTYLFWLLYSFGLPWIASVAAGVSSAAQMLRGPNVATVNTDEGKGKPDLAEADMFIFCGDFNYRLFGISYDEARDFVSQRSFDWLREKDQLRAEMKAGRVFQGMHEALIRFPPTYKFERGKPGLGGYDSGEKKRIPAWCDRILYRDSRVASGQECSLECPVVASILLYDARMDVTESDHKPVRCKLNVDIAHVNRSIRRQEFGKILESNEAIRSSLEAQRFVPETAVSTNQIVLQNQDTFNLKITNKSGEDMVFFHIICEGQSSVKEDEVQSDFRPRASYGLPLWLEVTPGAGMIKPDQVVEISIHHEEFHTLEEFVDGIPQSWWSEDTRDKEVILLINVRGSCSTDTKTHRVHVRHCFSGNSVHPDKKPNASSRHGPSSNQKIAPKHAEIGYP; encoded by the exons ATGGACGAACGTTTAGAGGAAGATGATAAGATGGCGTTGGAGGAGTTGTCTCTGGCGCCGCCGCACCGAAAAGCCCACTCATACAGCCACCAGCTAAGAACGAACACCGGAACCCACAAGCACCGCCACCACCAGATCCGCAAGCATAGCCTCGATGAGAATCAGATTATGATAAACCATGTCACCAGTAAGAACAACGTGTATAATGACGGCGACGTTAATTCTTCTGATGAAGACGAGTTTTTTCCGTATTCCACCGGTAGTGGGAATTCTGGTGGTGGTGGAGTGGGGTCTGTGAGCGAGCGTCACGTGGATTATATTGGTTTGAGCCAGAGGATTGAAGGAATCGCGTTGAGGGATGGCGGCGCGTGTGATGAAGGCCAGAGGCTGCCACAGCAGCCGCTGCCGGAGTTTGTGGGGAGTGGTGGTGACGTGGGAGTATTCAAGGCGCCTAACAGGGCGGCTGTGCACCCTTCCCGGCCAACATGTTTGGAACTCAGGCCACACCCCTTGAGAGAAACTCAG GTTGGAAAGTTTTTAAGAACAATTGCTTGTACAGAAACACAATTATGGGCTGGGCAAGAATCAGGCATCAGAGTATGGTACTATTCTGATGCATACAAGCCTGGAATCGGGACAGGGGGGAGGGCACGGAGAGGGGATGAGGACGCTGCTCCATTTTATGAGTCGGCAAATACATCGCCGGCAATATGCTTGATGGTTGATCATGGGAGTAAGTTGGTTTGGAGTGGGCATAAAGATGGTAAAATTAGGTCTTGGAAAATGGAACAGAATTTCTCAGACGAGACAGCTTTCAAAGAAGGTCTTTCTTGGCAGGCACATCGAGGACCTGTTCTCTCCATGGTGATTTCTTCTTATG GTGATATATGGTCAGGATCTGAAGGTGGTGTCATAAAGTTCTGGCCGTGGAAAGCCATAGAAAAATCTCTCTCTTTAACTTTGGAGGAAAGACATATGGCCGCGTTGTTGGTCGAAAGATCATTCATTGACCTCAGAAGTCAAGTCACAGTGAATGGTGTATGTAATATATCTTCCTCAGATGTGAAGTGCTTGTTATCTGACTATGTCAGAGCTAAAGTCTGGGCTGCTGGATCCTTATCTTTCTCCCTATG GGATGCTCGGACAAGAGAACTTCTGAAAGTATTTAACATAGAGGGTCAAATTGAGAATCGTGCCGACTTGTCATCAACCCAAGACCAATCAGTCGAAGATGAGATGAATGTTAAGTTTGTCTCCAAGTCTAAAAAGGAGAAATCTCAAGGGTTTTTGCAGCGGTCTCGTAATGCTATAATGGGTGCTGCAGATGCAGTTCGCCGTGTTGCAACAAAAGGAGCCGGGGCTTTTGCTGACGAAAATAAAAAAACAGAAGCAATAGTTCTTACAGCTGATGGAATGATTTGGACTGGATGTTCAAATGGCTTGTTGATCCAGTGGGATGGAAATGGCAATCGTTTACAAGATTTCACTCATCATCCCTGTGGTGTTCTGTGCTTTTGCACTCACGGGGGAAGAATATGGGCTGGTTATGTAAGTGGCATGGTCCAGTTACTGGATCTTGAAGGAAATTTAATTGCCAGTTGGGTTGCACATAATGGGCCAGTTATAAAATTAGTAACAGGAAATGGTCATGTTTATAGCTTGGCAACTCACGGGGGTATACGTGGATGGAACATCTCATCTCCAGCACAGATTGATAACATTTTACGTCCAGAATTAGCTGCAAGAGAGGAATTGTATACAAGACTTGAGAATGTTAGGATTCTAGTTGGCACGTGGAATGTCGGTCAAGGAAGAGCCTCTCATGATGCTCTTATGTCATGGTTAGGTTCTGCAGTTTCTGATGTTGGTATTGTAGTTGTTGGGCTGCAAGAAGTGGAAATGGGTGCAGGTTTCCTTGCAATGTCAGCGGCAAAAGAAACT GTAGGACTTGAAGGCAGTTCAATCGGGCAATGGTGGCAAGACCACATTGGAAAGGCTTTAGATGAAGGGTCAACATTTGAACGCGTTGGGTCTAGGCAGTTGGCTGGCTTGCTTATAGCAATCTG GGTGAGAAAAACGCTCAGAACTCATGTTGGGGACCTGGATGTTGCAGCAGTAGCATGTGGATTAGGCCGCGCAATTGGTAACAAG GGAGGTGTTGGTTTAAGGTTGAGAGTATTTGATAGGATCATATGTTTTGCAAATTGTCACTTTGCTGCACATTTGGAAGCAGTTAATCGTCGCAATGCTGATTTTGATCATATATTTCGAACAATGACTTTCACTCGGTCTTCAAACCTCCTAAACAATGCTGCTGGTATGCTGCGAATCCTGTTTTTGTCTTGCTGTATTGTCATCTCTACATATTTATTCTGGCTGCTTTATTCTTTTGGCTTGCCATGGATTGCCTCTGTTGCAGCTGGTGTTTCATCCGCTGCTCAAATGCTTCGTGGTCCTAAC GTCGCAACAGTTAACACTGATGAGGGAAAGGGAAAGCCTGATCTTGCTGAAGCTGATATGTTCATATTTTGTGGTGATTTTAACTATCGCCTTTTTGGAATATCCTACGATGAAGCAAGAGACTTTGTTTCCCAAAGAAGCTTTGATTGGCTGCGAGAGAAAGATCAGCTGCGAGCTGAAATGAAAGCCGGTAGAGTCTTTCAAGGAATGCATGAGGCACTTATCAGATTTCCTCCAACTTACAAGTTTGAAAGAGGAAAACCTGGTTTAGGAG GCTATGATTCGGGTGAGAAAAAAAGAATCCCAGCTTGGTGTGATAGAATTCTATATAGAGATAGCAGAGTTGCTTCAGGACAAGAATGCAGTTTAGAATGTCCTGTCGTTGCTTCCATACTGTT GTACGATGCTCGTATGGACGTGACTGAGAGTGATCATAAACCTGTACGATGCAAGTTGAATGTGGACATTGCTCATGTTAATAGATCAATAAGGAGACAAGAATTCGGAAAAATACTCGAATCCAACGAAGCAATCAGATCTAGCCTTGAAGCACAGCGCTTTGTTCCAGAAACAGCTGTCAGCACCAACCAAATCGTGCTGCAGAACCAAGACACATTCAATTTGAAAATCACCAATAAAAGTGGTGAAGACATGGTATTTTTTCATATCATCTGTGAAGGTCAATCCAGCGTCAAAGAAGATGAGGTCCAGTCAGATTTCCGCCCAAGGGCTTCCTATGGTTTACCACTCTGGCTCGAG
- the LOC142526714 gene encoding type I inositol polyphosphate 5-phosphatase 12-like isoform X2 yields MDERLEEDDKMALEELSLAPPHRKAHSYSHQLRTNTGTHKHRHHQIRKHSLDENQIMINHVTSKNNVYNDGDVNSSDEDEFFPYSTGSGNSGGGGVGSVSERHVDYIGLSQRIEGIALRDGGACDEGQRLPQQPLPEFVGSGGDVGVFKAPNRAAVHPSRPTCLELRPHPLRETQVGKFLRTIACTETQLWAGQESGIRVWYYSDAYKPGIGTGGRARRGDEDAAPFYESANTSPAICLMVDHGSKLVWSGHKDGKIRSWKMEQNFSDETAFKEGLSWQAHRGPVLSMVISSYGDIWSGSEGGVIKFWPWKAIEKSLSLTLEERHMAALLVERSFIDLRSQVTVNGVCNISSSDVKCLLSDYVRAKVWAAGSLSFSLWDARTRELLKVFNIEGQIENRADLSSTQDQSVEDEMNVKFVSKSKKEKSQGFLQRSRNAIMGAADAVRRVATKGAGAFADENKKTEAIVLTADGMIWTGCSNGLLIQWDGNGNRLQDFTHHPCGVLCFCTHGGRIWAGYVSGMVQLLDLEGNLIASWVAHNGPVIKLVTGNGHVYSLATHGGIRGWNISSPAQIDNILRPELAAREELYTRLENVRILVGTWNVGQGRASHDALMSWLGSAVSDVGIVVVGLQEVEMGAGFLAMSAAKETVGLEGSSIGQWWQDHIGKALDEGSTFERVGSRQLAGLLIAIWVRKTLRTHVGDLDVAAVACGLGRAIGNKGGVGLRLRVFDRIICFANCHFAAHLEAVNRRNADFDHIFRTMTFTRSSNLLNNAAAGVSSAAQMLRGPNVATVNTDEGKGKPDLAEADMFIFCGDFNYRLFGISYDEARDFVSQRSFDWLREKDQLRAEMKAGRVFQGMHEALIRFPPTYKFERGKPGLGGYDSGEKKRIPAWCDRILYRDSRVASGQECSLECPVVASILLYDARMDVTESDHKPVRCKLNVDIAHVNRSIRRQEFGKILESNEAIRSSLEAQRFVPETAVSTNQIVLQNQDTFNLKITNKSGEDMVFFHIICEGQSSVKEDEVQSDFRPRASYGLPLWLEVTPGAGMIKPDQVVEISIHHEEFHTLEEFVDGIPQSWWSEDTRDKEVILLINVRGSCSTDTKTHRVHVRHCFSGNSVHPDKKPNASSRHGPSSNQKIAPKHAEIGYP; encoded by the exons ATGGACGAACGTTTAGAGGAAGATGATAAGATGGCGTTGGAGGAGTTGTCTCTGGCGCCGCCGCACCGAAAAGCCCACTCATACAGCCACCAGCTAAGAACGAACACCGGAACCCACAAGCACCGCCACCACCAGATCCGCAAGCATAGCCTCGATGAGAATCAGATTATGATAAACCATGTCACCAGTAAGAACAACGTGTATAATGACGGCGACGTTAATTCTTCTGATGAAGACGAGTTTTTTCCGTATTCCACCGGTAGTGGGAATTCTGGTGGTGGTGGAGTGGGGTCTGTGAGCGAGCGTCACGTGGATTATATTGGTTTGAGCCAGAGGATTGAAGGAATCGCGTTGAGGGATGGCGGCGCGTGTGATGAAGGCCAGAGGCTGCCACAGCAGCCGCTGCCGGAGTTTGTGGGGAGTGGTGGTGACGTGGGAGTATTCAAGGCGCCTAACAGGGCGGCTGTGCACCCTTCCCGGCCAACATGTTTGGAACTCAGGCCACACCCCTTGAGAGAAACTCAG GTTGGAAAGTTTTTAAGAACAATTGCTTGTACAGAAACACAATTATGGGCTGGGCAAGAATCAGGCATCAGAGTATGGTACTATTCTGATGCATACAAGCCTGGAATCGGGACAGGGGGGAGGGCACGGAGAGGGGATGAGGACGCTGCTCCATTTTATGAGTCGGCAAATACATCGCCGGCAATATGCTTGATGGTTGATCATGGGAGTAAGTTGGTTTGGAGTGGGCATAAAGATGGTAAAATTAGGTCTTGGAAAATGGAACAGAATTTCTCAGACGAGACAGCTTTCAAAGAAGGTCTTTCTTGGCAGGCACATCGAGGACCTGTTCTCTCCATGGTGATTTCTTCTTATG GTGATATATGGTCAGGATCTGAAGGTGGTGTCATAAAGTTCTGGCCGTGGAAAGCCATAGAAAAATCTCTCTCTTTAACTTTGGAGGAAAGACATATGGCCGCGTTGTTGGTCGAAAGATCATTCATTGACCTCAGAAGTCAAGTCACAGTGAATGGTGTATGTAATATATCTTCCTCAGATGTGAAGTGCTTGTTATCTGACTATGTCAGAGCTAAAGTCTGGGCTGCTGGATCCTTATCTTTCTCCCTATG GGATGCTCGGACAAGAGAACTTCTGAAAGTATTTAACATAGAGGGTCAAATTGAGAATCGTGCCGACTTGTCATCAACCCAAGACCAATCAGTCGAAGATGAGATGAATGTTAAGTTTGTCTCCAAGTCTAAAAAGGAGAAATCTCAAGGGTTTTTGCAGCGGTCTCGTAATGCTATAATGGGTGCTGCAGATGCAGTTCGCCGTGTTGCAACAAAAGGAGCCGGGGCTTTTGCTGACGAAAATAAAAAAACAGAAGCAATAGTTCTTACAGCTGATGGAATGATTTGGACTGGATGTTCAAATGGCTTGTTGATCCAGTGGGATGGAAATGGCAATCGTTTACAAGATTTCACTCATCATCCCTGTGGTGTTCTGTGCTTTTGCACTCACGGGGGAAGAATATGGGCTGGTTATGTAAGTGGCATGGTCCAGTTACTGGATCTTGAAGGAAATTTAATTGCCAGTTGGGTTGCACATAATGGGCCAGTTATAAAATTAGTAACAGGAAATGGTCATGTTTATAGCTTGGCAACTCACGGGGGTATACGTGGATGGAACATCTCATCTCCAGCACAGATTGATAACATTTTACGTCCAGAATTAGCTGCAAGAGAGGAATTGTATACAAGACTTGAGAATGTTAGGATTCTAGTTGGCACGTGGAATGTCGGTCAAGGAAGAGCCTCTCATGATGCTCTTATGTCATGGTTAGGTTCTGCAGTTTCTGATGTTGGTATTGTAGTTGTTGGGCTGCAAGAAGTGGAAATGGGTGCAGGTTTCCTTGCAATGTCAGCGGCAAAAGAAACT GTAGGACTTGAAGGCAGTTCAATCGGGCAATGGTGGCAAGACCACATTGGAAAGGCTTTAGATGAAGGGTCAACATTTGAACGCGTTGGGTCTAGGCAGTTGGCTGGCTTGCTTATAGCAATCTG GGTGAGAAAAACGCTCAGAACTCATGTTGGGGACCTGGATGTTGCAGCAGTAGCATGTGGATTAGGCCGCGCAATTGGTAACAAG GGAGGTGTTGGTTTAAGGTTGAGAGTATTTGATAGGATCATATGTTTTGCAAATTGTCACTTTGCTGCACATTTGGAAGCAGTTAATCGTCGCAATGCTGATTTTGATCATATATTTCGAACAATGACTTTCACTCGGTCTTCAAACCTCCTAAACAATGCTGCTG CTGGTGTTTCATCCGCTGCTCAAATGCTTCGTGGTCCTAAC GTCGCAACAGTTAACACTGATGAGGGAAAGGGAAAGCCTGATCTTGCTGAAGCTGATATGTTCATATTTTGTGGTGATTTTAACTATCGCCTTTTTGGAATATCCTACGATGAAGCAAGAGACTTTGTTTCCCAAAGAAGCTTTGATTGGCTGCGAGAGAAAGATCAGCTGCGAGCTGAAATGAAAGCCGGTAGAGTCTTTCAAGGAATGCATGAGGCACTTATCAGATTTCCTCCAACTTACAAGTTTGAAAGAGGAAAACCTGGTTTAGGAG GCTATGATTCGGGTGAGAAAAAAAGAATCCCAGCTTGGTGTGATAGAATTCTATATAGAGATAGCAGAGTTGCTTCAGGACAAGAATGCAGTTTAGAATGTCCTGTCGTTGCTTCCATACTGTT GTACGATGCTCGTATGGACGTGACTGAGAGTGATCATAAACCTGTACGATGCAAGTTGAATGTGGACATTGCTCATGTTAATAGATCAATAAGGAGACAAGAATTCGGAAAAATACTCGAATCCAACGAAGCAATCAGATCTAGCCTTGAAGCACAGCGCTTTGTTCCAGAAACAGCTGTCAGCACCAACCAAATCGTGCTGCAGAACCAAGACACATTCAATTTGAAAATCACCAATAAAAGTGGTGAAGACATGGTATTTTTTCATATCATCTGTGAAGGTCAATCCAGCGTCAAAGAAGATGAGGTCCAGTCAGATTTCCGCCCAAGGGCTTCCTATGGTTTACCACTCTGGCTCGAG